AAGCCGTTGGCGGCGCCCCATCTGTCACGGTTACCTGAGAGCTTGATCCGATGCGGACCTCGGAAGGTCGACCTCGGACTATCCCCTTCGGTGGACGTCACGATAGTCAAATCGTGCCGCCTCTCTCCAGATCGTCCTGACGATACAGTCCTTTTGCCTGAGAGTTTCCGGGGCGGTTGCTCCGTCGGCGCCGCAACGAAAGCTGATGCCTTCGTTGCGATCTCTCCCGCATCGTCGCGTGGACCATCGAGCAGTACGATGCGCCTCATTTTTAGACAAGGCTAAATTTCATCCGCGACTGCAAACGCATTGTGCAGTGCGAGGTTGATGGATCGAGTCATTCCGGGGGCGCGCGGCGCAACCCGGAATCCCGAGATGGACCATCCCGGCATGACCGAATTGCTACTCAAGTGTCGCCAGCAGTCCCGCCATCAGGCGACCGCGCTCGACCAGGCTGTCGACCTCGATGAATTCCTCGAGCGTGTGGCCATTGCCGCCGCGCACGCCGAGGCCGTCGAGCGTCGGGATGCCCATCGCGCCGGTGAAGTTGCCGTCGGAGCCGCCGCCCGAGCTTGCATGCGGTAATTCCGCGCCGAGAGATTTGGCGATGCCGCGTGCCTTTTCATACAGCGCCATGGTGCCGGCATCCGGCTCCCACACCGGCCGCGTCACGCCGCGCGTCACCTTGAAGATGACGTCGTTGGTGGTGCCCGAGAGTGCCAGCATGCGTTCGACGCCGCGGTCGAGATCGGCCTGGCGCTTGGCCATCGAGAGCGCTTCGCCGGTCGCGGTCGTCGCGACGCAGTTGACCCACTGGCCGCCATGCACGACACCGACCGAGAAGGTGCAATCCTCCGTCGTCATCGCGTCGATCGCGAGAATTTGCCGCGCCATTTCGCGGATTGCCGAGCGTCCCGCCGACAACGTCGCGCCGGCGTGACTCGGTCGTCCCGTCGCTTCAAGATTGAAGCGCGCGATGGCGTAACGTCCGGTGGTGACGCCGTTGTCGGCGCGGCCGGGCTCGGGCACCAGCACATATTTGTTGCGGGCAGCTTCCCCTTCGATGATGTCGCGTGTCGAGGGCGTGCCGACTTCCTCGTCGGGCGTGAACAGGATGGTGATCGGCAGCGGCGTGGTGAAGGAGGCGCGCGCAAGCTGCCGGATCGCTTCCAGCGAGAGATAATTGCCGCCCTTCATGTCGTAGATGCCGGGGCCGTAGCATTTGTTGCCCTCGCGGCGCCATTTCAGCTTCTCGATGGTGCCGGTCGGGTGGACGGTATCCATGTGCCCGGCGATCAGGATGCCCGGTTCGCCCTGCTTGGGATGCGGGAAACGCGCGCGGATGACGCCGCCAAAGCCCTGACGGCCGGCGATGCGTTCGATCGTCGCACCCATGATGGCCATATCGCGCGCCGCAATATCGAGCATGCGGTTGACGGCACCGGCGTCCCAGGTCGGGCTTTCGCATTCCACCCAGGTGCGCAAGCCCTCGAGCATCGCCTCGGAATCGAAGGGAAGATTGGCTGGATTCATCTCAATGTCTCTCGAGCTTGGAAGGTGGAACGCGCATTGCATTGGCGCGGGACGGGACAAGCGGAGAATGTTGTAGAGCCAAACCGATCTTTGTGGAGCCCGTGGATGCGATGCCATGGGCTGCACCGAAACCGGATTGACGCGCTCAAGACTGTCTGCAAGTCTCGAAAGATAAAGGCATTGCATGAGGTTAGTTCGCCCAAGAAACGAACCTGATGCTCAACCAAGAACCTGCCTTTGAACAGTTTCACGTCAGGAGAAACTTATATGTCCAAGATTTCGCGCCGCAAGCTTCTCAAGATTGCGGGTGTCGCGCCGACGGCGCTTGCGTTTGCGTCCGTGTTGCCGCCGAACGCGTCGGCCGCCAGCGGCAAGACCATCACGGCTGTGATGCATTCGGACCTGCGCATCATCGATCCGGGCTTCACCACCGCCTACATCACGCGCGACCACGGCTACATGGTCTACGACACCCTGCTTTCGACCGATTCGACGTTCAAGGTTCAGCCGCAGATGGCGGACTGGAAGGTCTCCGACGACAAGCTGACCTACACCTTCACGCTGCGCGACGGACTGAAGTGGCATGACGGCGCGCCGGTGACCGGCGAGGATTGCGTCGCATCGCTGAAGCGCTGGGGCAAGAACGACGGCATGGGCCAGAAGCTCATGGACTTCACCGCCAGCATCGAGGCGCCAGACGCCAAGACGATCGTGCTGAAGCTGAAGGAGCCCTATGGGCTGGTGCTTGAATCGATCGGCAAACCGTCCTCACTGGTACCGTTCATGATGCCGAAGCGGCTCGCCGAAACGCCGGCGGGCAAGCAGATGGCCGAGCAGATCGGCTCCGGTCCCTTCAAGTTCGTGCAGAGTGAATTCCAGCCAGGCGTGAAGTCGGTCTATGCCAAGAACACCGATTACGTGCCGCGCAAGGAACCGGCGAGCTGGACCGCCGGCGGCAAGGTCGTCAAGGTTGACCGTGTCGAATGGATCACCATGCCGGACGCGCAGACGGCGGTCAACGCGCTGCAGTCGGGTGACATCGACTTCATGGAAAACCCGCCGTGGGATCTGCTTCCGGTGCTGGAAGGGAACAGCGACCTCAAGGTCGAGGTCCTGAACAAGTTCGGCTTCCAGACGCTCGGCCGCATGAACTTCCTGCTGCCGCCGTTCGACAATCCGAAGATTCGCCGCGCTGCGCTCCTGGCGATGAACCAGAAGGACGTGCTCGACGCGCTCGTCGGCAATCCCAAGTACTACAAGCTCTGCGGCGCCTATTTCGTTTGCGATACGCCCTTTGCGAGCGATGCAGGTGGCGAGACTCTGGTGAAGGGCGGCGGCATGGCAGAGGCCAAGAAGCTGCTCGCCGAGTCCGGCTACGACGGAACGCCGATCGCGATCATGGCGCCCGGCGATGTCACCACCTTGAAGGCCCAGCCGGTCGTCGCGGCGCAATTGCTCCGTGAGGCTGGCTTCAAGGTCGACCTACAGGCGACCGACTGGCAGACCGTCGTGAGCCGGCGTGCCGGCCAGAAGCCGGTGAAGGAGGGCGGTTGGAACATGTTCTTCACCAACTGGGTTGCCGCCGACGTGATGAACCCGGTCGCCAACGTATCGATCGGCGGACGGGGCAAGAACGGCGGCTGGTTCGGCTGGGCGGAAGACGCCAAGATCGAGAAGCTCAAGGACGAGTTCGTCCGCGCAGCCTCGCTCGACGATCAGAAGAAGATCGCGTCCGAGATCCAGAAGGAAGCCTATGACCAGGTGATTTACATCCCGCTCGGCCAGTATCTGGCGCCGAGCGCCTGGCGGAAGTCGCTCACCGGCGTGCTCGACGGTCCGGCGACTCCGATCTTCTGGAACGTCGACAAGTCAGAGTAAAACGGAACAAGGAAAGGGTGCTTCCGGCACCCTTCGCCCTGACATCACGCGGCGCCGCTGTAATCAGCGGCGCCGTTGTCGTTTGGCGTTCCTGTTTCGGTGAAGGCGGGAGCGGCGCCTCAGCAGTGGCTGTCGCGAACCTGCTCGAGCCCTTCGCTTGCAAAAGCCGGATTGACGGCGGCGTGCTCGGCTGAAGACGCCGATCGCTCAGCCTGCTGACGGTCCGGCTTGCGCGCTTCGTTGCGGTGCTGTGGTTCCATTGAGTCCATCTCTCGAATTGCTGCAAGACAACATGAAGACGGCTTTGAAGTTCCTCACACGATCGGGCGATGATGCGGCTTGAACAGCCGCCCCTTCTCCACGACCAGCACTATCGCGAGCGCCGCAAGCGTCGACAGGAAGAAGCCGACCGAGAACGGCAGCAGCGTGCCGTCGAAGCTCTGGCCGATCGCCGTGCCGACGACGATGCCGATCAGAGTCGTGATCGAGCCGTAGAGCGAGGAGGCGGTGCCGGCGATGTGGCCCTGCTGCTCCATCGCGAGCGCGGTGAAATTGGCGACCATCATGCCGAACGAGAACATCATCAGCGCCGACAGCACCATGAACAGGGGCAGCGGCAGCACGCCGAGGATCTCGGTCAGCAGCATCACGCCGGCCACCGCGGCATAGAGCGTCAGCGCGCCGTGCGAGATCACGCGCATGCCGAGCCGCCCCACCAGTTTCGCGTTGAGGAAGCCGGCGACGGCGGTGCCGGCCGCGATCGCGGCGAAGGCGAGGGGGAAATAATGGCCGAGATGATAGATGCCGGTGAACACCTGCTGCGCGGAGAACACGTAGGAAAATAGCGCGCCCATCACGCTGCCCGCGGCGGTCGCATAGCCGATGGTCTGGCGGTTGGTGACGGTCTGGCGGAAGGCCGAGAGCACGTCGGCAGGCGCGAGCGACCTGCGCTCCGTCTCGGGCAGCGTCTCCGGAAGCCGCCACACGCTCCAGGCCAGCGCGATGATGCCGTAGAACATCAGCACGACGAAGATGCCGCGCCAATGCGTGACCAGCAGCACCGCCTGCCCGAACGAGGGCGCAATCACGGGCACCGCGATGAAAATCATCATGGCAAGCGACATCACGCTCGCCATGCGGCGGCCGGCATAGCAGTCGCGCACGATCGAGGTTGCGATCACGCGCGTCGCCGAGGTACCGAGGCCTTGCAGCGCGCGGGCAAGCAGCAGCGTTTCGAACGAGGGCGCGGCGACCGCGAGCACGCTCGCCACGGCATAGACCGCCATGCCGCCGAGCAGCACCGGCCGGCGTCCGAACCGGTCGGACAACGGGCCCATGATGAACTGCCCTGCGCCGAAGCCGATCAGGAAGGTCGACAGCACGAGTTGGAGATGGTTGGCGTTGGGAATGCCGAAGGCCGCCCCGATGTTGGGCAGTGCCGGCAGCATCATGTCCATCGCGAGCGGATTCAGCGCCATGATGGACGCGATCACGACAACGAATTCGGGAAAACCCATGGGGCGGTGTCCGGAAGACACCCAGTCGTCGGCATTGACGTCGGACAAGCAGCTCACCTCTGATTTCAGAGGCTAAATCTAAGGCCCATGCTGCATTGCACAACCCATGTTTCGGGATGGCTGTCCGGCGGGGCCGGGGACGGACAACAAATGGTGAAGAGGCCTCGAGCCGAAAAGCCTGAGATCAGCTCGCACGACCGGCCTGCTCGACCGGGTCGAGCGCCGATGATCATGTGTTTTGCATTGTCCGCTATCGGCAATCGCCATAAGTGCGCGGCTGGCCGCTGCTTCCGCCGGTAACGGTCCGCAATTTTCCAGCGCCACATTGGACACGCATCCTTTTCGCGCTGGTGGTCTTCGCGGCATTGATTGCGCTCGGAGCGGCTGCCGTCGTCAAGGACCCTGCGTCCTTCGCGCTTGTCGCAATCGCTTGGAATGAAATCAAAGCGGTCCTCGTCTTACTGCTTCGGTTCTTTGAAGCAGTGCGCTCATAACTCGGCTCGCACTGCCGTAAGGCAGAAGCGCAGCTTCTCCGTTGTCACGACGACAAGGCCTTCCCCTTCACGATGTCTCTGCTCCCAATCTCGAGCTCGCCTCGCGCCTCGCAGTGCACTCAATTCAGTCGGGGGCGGCCAACATCGTGCGGGCGTAGATAAATCGACAAGGCATGACCTCGACGGCGTGGTCCGGCATCTTGCTGCGCAGGCCCTCTCAGCTCCGGGGCGTCATGCGTTGGTGCGGGCAGCCGGGGTCGAACCGGCACAGCTCTTGCGAGCCGAGGGATTTTAAGTCCCTTGCGTCTACCAATTTCGCCATGCCCGCTTGATCCAACGAGATCAAACACTTAAGTCCCGTCCGGCCGTCTGGAATTGGCGCTTTCGCGCCGGACAGGGGGTTCTTCCTTAAGCGAGCCGGCGGCACAAGGCAAAGCCTCAATCCCGACATCTGGCCCTGCTTTAGGCATTCTCAATTCACGGGGACTATTTTTCCGCCCATGCCTGCTTCGCTCTCCTCTTCCGTCCGCGCCTGTTGTGCGGTTGCCGCGCTGGCTGCGGCCGGCTTCGCGCTGTCCGGCTGCGCCGGCGTGAGCGAGACGATCGCCCCGGCCTTCGCCGATCCCGCCAAATACGAATTGTACGACTGCAAGCAGCTCGAGGGCGAGCGCAAGGCGCTCGCGGCGCGCACCACGGAATTGCAGAAGCTGATGGACAAGGCGGAGACCGGGACCGGCGGTGCCGTCGTGTCCGAGCTTGCCTATCGCAACGACTACGTCGCGGTCCGAGGCTCGGCGCAGATGGCGGACGACGCGTGGCGCCGCAACAGGTGCCGGGAAACGCCGCCTGACGCGACGCCGGCGCCTTCGACGCCACAGCGGCCGGACATCAAGCCGGCTCCGAAGCGCTAAGCGCGCCAGCCGTAGATCCAGTCCTGTCGCGCCAGCATGCGCTCCGGCCCGAGCGTACGGATCGCAAGATCGCGCGCGATCGCGAACGGGCCGCCGAGATGATAGATGCGACCCTGCTGCCGCGCGGTCCGCTGTACCTTCCTGACACGAGCCTGTCGCATCAGGCCGTATTGCTTGAGCGCCGCTGCGACGCCGCTTGCGTCCTCGGCGGCCTCGAGGCTCAGATGCCGGGCCAGCACGGCGGCATCCTCGATCGCCATGCCGGCGCCTTGCGCGGCGAACGGCAGCATCGCGTGCACGGCATCGCCGAGCAGCGCGATCGGGCCCTTGCTCCACGGGCAGCCTTCGGGCACGCCGAACAGCGCCCATTTGCGCCAGCTGTCGACGGCGGCCAGCATCATCCGCGCCGTCGCCGGCCAGCCCGGCGCGGCGAAGGCCTCCATCACCTCGGAAGGATCGCCCGGCGTGCTCCAGCCCGGCCTGTTCCAGGTGCCCGGCAGCACCGCCACGACATTGAGTTGCCGGCCGCCTGCGATCGGATAGGCGACGAGATGGGCGTTCGGGCCCATCCAGAGCTGCACCCGCCGCGCGGTCAGATCTTTCGGCAGCTGCGCGGCATCGAGCGTGCCGCGCCAGGCGATCAGGCCGGAGAAGCGCGGCTGCACCTCGGGGAACAGATGCTGGCGGACCGTCGACCAGATGCCGTCGGCGCCGATCAGGGCGCTGGCGAGATCGCTGCGGCGGATCGTCCCGCTGCGATGGACCACGGTCAGTCCCTTGGCATGGGCGGCGACATCCTCGAAGGTCGCGCCCAGCTTCAGGTCGATATCGGGATGGTCGGCGACCGCGCCCGATAGCGCCGATTGCAGGTCGGCACGATGCACCACCCAATAGGGGGCGCCGGCGCGCGCGGACGCAGCTTCGCCGAGCGGCATCCGCAACAGCTCGCCGCCAGCGCGCGCGCTCATGATCGAGACTGCGTCCGGGACGACGGCGCGCAGCCTGAGCCGCTCGGTAAGGCCAAGCTCGACCAGCACGCGGCTGGCGTTGGGGGAAAGTTGCAGGCCGGCGCCGACTTCCTCGAGACGCTCGGCCTTCTCAAGCACGACGATGCGAAAACCGCGCCGCGCGAGCGCAAGCGCAGCCGTCAGTCCTCCGATTCCGGCACCGGCTATGACGATCGTTCGCGGGAGGGCCACCCCTGACCCAAGGAAGCGGTCAGGCCACCTTGTCCTTCAGCACGCATTCGGGGGGGCGGGCTTCGCCAGCTTTCAGGTCGGCGGCAAAGCGGTACAGCGTCGAGCAGTACGGGCAGATGATCTCGTTGTCGTTGCCGAGGTCCAGGAACACGTGCGGATGGTCGAACGGAGGATTGGCGCCCACGCACATGAACTCTTGCGAGCCGATCTCGATGACGGGGACACCGGCATCGTTATGGAAGTGCGGGACGACATGGTCGGACATCGTAGTTCATCCTGGAGTGGCAATGGCGGCAGACACAATCAGCAGTGACGCGGCATATTATCGACGCGGCGGACCATACTGATGGGTGCAGTTGATTGCTAGCCCGGTGGAACCGAAAGGATCGCAATTGCCCCATGCTCATTTGCTCATGCAAATTCGACACAATCTTGTCGCCTCAGAGAAGCCCTTCTTTCGTCGGGGACGTTGTGTCGCAATTTTGGCATACTATGTCTGCGGACACGCGGAATTGCGACGAAAGACCAACCATCGGGCGCGAACGGCCGACGCAAAAGATTTCGCGAATGTCCAGGCTTTCAGCATGAAGTGGCTGCGAATCAGCTCAGCTTTGGCAGGAATTGCTGCATGCAGCGTTGTGCTCGCGCAGGTAGTGCCGCATGCCCGGCAGGCTGGCGCTGTCCTCGCCGCGAAGGACGATCCGGCGGCGCTGTCCGAGCTCGAGCTCGACGCGGCCCTCGCGAACAACGACCGCCTGGTCCAGGACAATATCGAGGCCGCGCTTGGTGCCGGTGACGCCGATCTCGCCGACAGCTTCGTCACGCTCGCGCGTGATCGCAACATCGCGCTGCCCGACGACCTCCTCAGCCGGGTCGGCGATGCCGTCAAAGCGGAACGTTCCACCTCGCACTTCGCCAGGCGCTTTGCCACCGGTCTCGTCACCGGCAATGCCGACGATGTCGCGAGCCTGTCGGGCACGGTCGCCGGCGATCTCTTCGTGATCGGCGACGTCAGGGACGTCGTGCGCGAGGGCAAGCATCTCGCCATGGGCGAGGATACCGATCGCCTCGTGCTCGGTCTCGCCACCGCGGGCCTCGCGGTGACGGCGGTGACCTACGTGTCCGCCGGCGGTGCCGCGCCTGTACGCGCCGGGCTGACGCTGGTGAAGGATGCCCGCAAGGTCGGACGGCTCGGCGAAGGTCTCGCCGAATGGGCCGGCCGGTCCGCGCGCGAGGTGGTGGACACGCCGATGCTGCAGAACGCGGTCGCCTCGGGCTCGGTGCTGCGGCCGGGCGCGACCGTGAATGCGATCAAGGCCGCGTTCCGCGTCGAGAAAGCGGGCGCGCTGGTGCGGCTCGGCAAGGACGTCACGCGCGTGGCCGAGAAATCAGGCACGCGCGGCGCCATGGACACGCTGCGCATCGCCGAAGGGCCCAAGGACGTCGCGCGCGCGGCGCGGCTCGCGGAAGCGCAAGGGAGCAAGACGCGCGCGATCCTGAAGCTGTTCGGCCGTGGCGCGCTGCTGCTGGTCGGCGGCGCGTTCGACCTTGCGCTGTGGCTGCTCGGTGCGGCGTTAACGCTGTTCGGCCTGCTGGCCTCGATCAAGGCGACCACCGAGCGCCTGACGCAAGGCTGGTGCGATCGCAGGCGGGCCCGGCGGCTCCGCCGGGCGCAGCTCGCGGCCGAAGCCGCTCTGGCGAATTCGACCGCCACGGCCTAAGATCAATCGTCCCCACAACATTCCCGGAACTGCTGATGCCGAGCTTTCACAACGGCGCCGTTGAAATTGCCTATCTCGACGAAGGCGAGGGCGACCCGATCATCCTGGTGCACGGCTTCGCCTCGAGCAAGAACGTGAACTGGGTCTATCCGACCTGGGTCTCGGAGCTGCGCAAGAACGGCCGCCGCGTCATTGCGCTGGACAATCGCGGCCATGGCGACAGCGCAAAGCTCTACGAGGCCGCGCAGTACTCGATCCCCACCATGGCCGGCGACGTGCTCGCGCTGATGGACCATCTCGCCATCCCGCAGGCCGACATCATGGGCTATTCGATGGGCGGGCGGATGGCCGCGTGGCTCGGCCTGAACGAGCCGCAGCGCCTGCGCTCGGCGATCCTCGGCGGCATCGGCATCGGCGGCCTGATCGAGGGCACCGGGCCCGGCGAGAACGTCGCCGAGGCGCTGGAGGCGCCCTCGCTCGACGACGTCACCGATCCCGTCGGGCGCACCTTTCGCGCCTTCGCCGATCAGACCCGTTCCGACCGCCGAGCGCTCGCCGCCTGCCTGCGCGGCACGCGCGATCTCATGACCGAGCAGGAAGCCGCGCGCATCGACGTGCCGGTGCTGATCGCGGTCGGCTCGACCGACGACGTCGCGGGCTCCGCCAGTGCGCTCGGCGCGATCATTCCCGGATCGGAAGTGCTGGATATTCCAGGCCGCGATCACATGCGCGCGGTCGGCGACAAGGTCTACAAATCGGGCGTGCTCGACTTCCTCTCACGCCGCGGCTGAGGTTTCATCCGCGGGTTCTTCGTCTCCGACCGAGCGAAATAGCGCCATCAGCACCACGAAGGTCGCGACCCACACCATGCGCGCGCCGTAACGGTCGTGCGGCCCGGAGATCACGCCGCAGATGAAGGCGTTGCCGAGCAGGGCCAGCGTCACGGTCGCGGCCAGCAGCGTCAGATCGTCGAGCCGGCGATGGGCGAGGGCGTGTCCGAGCAGCACGAGCAGCCCCAGCATCGAGAGCAGCGCCACCGGCACGTGCAGCCAGTTGACGTAGTCGAAATTGAGTCCCCAATGCTGCTGGCGCGCCGCGCGCATCGGCGCAACCTGCGCCGGGATGTAGCGCTCGATGATGCCGTAGGTGTGCGGGATCCAGACGCTGGCGCCTTCGCCGGTCGCCACGTGCAGCAATTGCTGGCCCATTGCCCGCAGCGCCGCGCCGGCCTGCCAGGCCGGATAGTCGGCGAGCGACCGCTCGACGATGGTGCCCATCTCGTCGTTCAGTCCGTGGAAGCGGCCGAGCTCGTTGAACACGCTCTTGCCCCAGAGGAATTCGTCGGCGGTCGCGGGCAATTCGTTGCGATAGGGGCAGAGCTTGAAGTTTTCGTGCGGGCAATGATCGTTGAGAAAACGCGCGACGATGCCGTCCTGCATCATGCGGCCGAAGGCAACGCCGGTGCCGCCGGGTGTCCAGGCCCATTCGCCCGACAGCGCGTGGTTGGCCGACACCAGCATCAAGCTGCCGGCGACGATCGTCAGGCTCGCCCGGGTCAATCCGGCAATCGGCAGGCGAGGCCCAAGCAACGGCCGCATCATCCAGCCGGCGGCGCAGAGCCCGAACAGCACGCCGAGCGTGGCGCTGTGGGTCGCGGCGGCAAAGGCGGTGAAGACGAACAGCGCGCCCTTCTCGAGCCCGGAGAGGCGATCGCCACCGACGATCAGCAGGAACAGCGACAGCACCGACAGTCCGGCAAAGATGTCGGTCAGCAGCATGCTGGCGAGCCACGGCAACGCCGTCGACAGGATCAGCAGCAGGCTGATGGCGACGAAGCGGAATGTCTGCATCATCGAGAGCACGCGCAGCGTCAGCTGCAATAGCCACAGCGTCGCCAGCGACTGGACCGCGAGGTTGGTCCAGAAGCCGAAACCTTCGCCATAGTGCAGATAGAGGCCGAACACGGTGGAGCGGCTGGGGACGAGATAGCCTTCGTACCAGCGCGCCAGATAGCCGCCGGTATCCCATTGCAACAGCGGATAGCCGTTCCAGAACGCGGGCGCGATCATGAGGAGGGGCAGGGTCACCGCCGCCAGCCGCAGCCAAAAGGTACCCGCGGCGCGCGTGCGCAATTGATCGGTGGTGATGCTCAAAGCTGTTCCCGTCCTCTGCCGGACCATGCCCGCAATACTGGTCGGGGCGAAATTCACCAATAGTTTGACGGAGGCCGGCTTGAATTTGGCGGGACTCTGACCATTTCAAGCCGACCTTGCCGCCTGGGGACGCCGGAAGAACCCGTTGTGTTTCAACGCGTTGGCATGCTTTCGCGGAGCAAGGCGCTGTTCACTCTCAGGCAAGCCCGTCAGGACTTTGTCGTCTACACTGTGCTATAGAACCAACAAAACCAGCCCATTCGAAAGAGCAGATTCCATGGCAGTGCATCAGGTCAATCCGGGAGGAAAGCTCGCAACGCTCGATCCGATCTGGGACCGGATCCGCGGCGAAGCCGAGGACATCGTCCACCGCGAGCCCGAGCTTGCGACCTTCATCTATTCGACGGTGCTGCATCACAGCCGCCTCGAGGATTCGGTGATCCACCGCGTCGCCGACCGGCTCGATCATTCTGCGCTCTCGGGCGACCTGGTGCGCCAGACCTATGACGAAGCGCTGCGCGACGATCCTGATTTGGGCAATGCCTTCCGCGCCGATCTCGTCGCCGTCTACGACCGCGATCCCGCGACCTCGCGCTTCATCGATCCCTTGCTCTACTTCAAGGGCTTTCATGCGATCCAGACCCATCGCCTCGCGCACTGGCTCTATCTGAAGGGCCGCAAGGACTTTGCATATTACCTGCAGAGCCGCGCCTCAGCGGTATTCCAGACCGACATCAATCCCGCCGCGCGCATCGGCCGCGGCATCTTCCTCGACCATGCCACCGGC
The genomic region above belongs to Bradyrhizobium sp. CCBAU 53338 and contains:
- a CDS encoding M20/M25/M40 family metallo-hydrolase, which gives rise to MNPANLPFDSEAMLEGLRTWVECESPTWDAGAVNRMLDIAARDMAIMGATIERIAGRQGFGGVIRARFPHPKQGEPGILIAGHMDTVHPTGTIEKLKWRREGNKCYGPGIYDMKGGNYLSLEAIRQLARASFTTPLPITILFTPDEEVGTPSTRDIIEGEAARNKYVLVPEPGRADNGVTTGRYAIARFNLEATGRPSHAGATLSAGRSAIREMARQILAIDAMTTEDCTFSVGVVHGGQWVNCVATTATGEALSMAKRQADLDRGVERMLALSGTTNDVIFKVTRGVTRPVWEPDAGTMALYEKARGIAKSLGAELPHASSGGGSDGNFTGAMGIPTLDGLGVRGGNGHTLEEFIEVDSLVERGRLMAGLLATLE
- a CDS encoding ABC transporter substrate-binding protein, yielding MSKISRRKLLKIAGVAPTALAFASVLPPNASAASGKTITAVMHSDLRIIDPGFTTAYITRDHGYMVYDTLLSTDSTFKVQPQMADWKVSDDKLTYTFTLRDGLKWHDGAPVTGEDCVASLKRWGKNDGMGQKLMDFTASIEAPDAKTIVLKLKEPYGLVLESIGKPSSLVPFMMPKRLAETPAGKQMAEQIGSGPFKFVQSEFQPGVKSVYAKNTDYVPRKEPASWTAGGKVVKVDRVEWITMPDAQTAVNALQSGDIDFMENPPWDLLPVLEGNSDLKVEVLNKFGFQTLGRMNFLLPPFDNPKIRRAALLAMNQKDVLDALVGNPKYYKLCGAYFVCDTPFASDAGGETLVKGGGMAEAKKLLAESGYDGTPIAIMAPGDVTTLKAQPVVAAQLLREAGFKVDLQATDWQTVVSRRAGQKPVKEGGWNMFFTNWVAADVMNPVANVSIGGRGKNGGWFGWAEDAKIEKLKDEFVRAASLDDQKKIASEIQKEAYDQVIYIPLGQYLAPSAWRKSLTGVLDGPATPIFWNVDKSE
- a CDS encoding multidrug effflux MFS transporter, which translates into the protein MSDVNADDWVSSGHRPMGFPEFVVVIASIMALNPLAMDMMLPALPNIGAAFGIPNANHLQLVLSTFLIGFGAGQFIMGPLSDRFGRRPVLLGGMAVYAVASVLAVAAPSFETLLLARALQGLGTSATRVIATSIVRDCYAGRRMASVMSLAMMIFIAVPVIAPSFGQAVLLVTHWRGIFVVLMFYGIIALAWSVWRLPETLPETERRSLAPADVLSAFRQTVTNRQTIGYATAAGSVMGALFSYVFSAQQVFTGIYHLGHYFPLAFAAIAAGTAVAGFLNAKLVGRLGMRVISHGALTLYAAVAGVMLLTEILGVLPLPLFMVLSALMMFSFGMMVANFTALAMEQQGHIAGTASSLYGSITTLIGIVVGTAIGQSFDGTLLPFSVGFFLSTLAALAIVLVVEKGRLFKPHHRPIV
- a CDS encoding twin-arginine translocation pathway signal; its protein translation is MPASLSSSVRACCAVAALAAAGFALSGCAGVSETIAPAFADPAKYELYDCKQLEGERKALAARTTELQKLMDKAETGTGGAVVSELAYRNDYVAVRGSAQMADDAWRRNRCRETPPDATPAPSTPQRPDIKPAPKR
- a CDS encoding FAD-dependent monooxygenase, with amino-acid sequence MALPRTIVIAGAGIGGLTAALALARRGFRIVVLEKAERLEEVGAGLQLSPNASRVLVELGLTERLRLRAVVPDAVSIMSARAGGELLRMPLGEAASARAGAPYWVVHRADLQSALSGAVADHPDIDLKLGATFEDVAAHAKGLTVVHRSGTIRRSDLASALIGADGIWSTVRQHLFPEVQPRFSGLIAWRGTLDAAQLPKDLTARRVQLWMGPNAHLVAYPIAGGRQLNVVAVLPGTWNRPGWSTPGDPSEVMEAFAAPGWPATARMMLAAVDSWRKWALFGVPEGCPWSKGPIALLGDAVHAMLPFAAQGAGMAIEDAAVLARHLSLEAAEDASGVAAALKQYGLMRQARVRKVQRTARQQGRIYHLGGPFAIARDLAIRTLGPERMLARQDWIYGWRA
- a CDS encoding zinc-finger domain-containing protein, which encodes MSDHVVPHFHNDAGVPVIEIGSQEFMCVGANPPFDHPHVFLDLGNDNEIICPYCSTLYRFAADLKAGEARPPECVLKDKVA
- a CDS encoding alpha/beta fold hydrolase, whose amino-acid sequence is MPSFHNGAVEIAYLDEGEGDPIILVHGFASSKNVNWVYPTWVSELRKNGRRVIALDNRGHGDSAKLYEAAQYSIPTMAGDVLALMDHLAIPQADIMGYSMGGRMAAWLGLNEPQRLRSAILGGIGIGGLIEGTGPGENVAEALEAPSLDDVTDPVGRTFRAFADQTRSDRRALAACLRGTRDLMTEQEAARIDVPVLIAVGSTDDVAGSASALGAIIPGSEVLDIPGRDHMRAVGDKVYKSGVLDFLSRRG
- the cysE gene encoding serine O-acetyltransferase, with product MAVHQVNPGGKLATLDPIWDRIRGEAEDIVHREPELATFIYSTVLHHSRLEDSVIHRVADRLDHSALSGDLVRQTYDEALRDDPDLGNAFRADLVAVYDRDPATSRFIDPLLYFKGFHAIQTHRLAHWLYLKGRKDFAYYLQSRASAVFQTDINPAARIGRGIFLDHATGFVCGETAVIEDDVSILHGVTLGGTGKENEDRHPKIRHGVLIGAGAKILGNIEIGHCARIAAGSVVVKPVPHNVTVAGVPAKIVGEAGCAEPSRTMDQMINAMGL